A region of the Styela clava chromosome 1, kaStyClav1.hap1.2, whole genome shotgun sequence genome:
TTATATTCTAAGCAACATCTAAAATCACAAAAACTACCAGTAACACAGGTTTCTTGCCATAAACTACTAACTTAGCCAATTCTGAGGATGAAATACTAAATAAACCACAACAGCAGTTGGTTCTCAAAGAGATAATAACCTTCATGACACAAACAAGTCTTCTGCAAACAATGTTTTACTAATAAACATCTTCAATGGGCGAGAAGATGGGACATTTATTTACAGAGCATGACATACTAGGTACACTTGACTTGCAACAATTTAAATGTTTTGATTCGAATTTGAAGCAAAATAGAataaaacaccaaaaatgaTAAAGGAGAATCAACCTTTGATTGAATTATTAATTGAagtcaaatttaaatacttCGTCTCACAGCCTACAACTCCTAACTCCGAGATGGCAAAAACTACAAGCTATCGACTTTGTCTCAGATTTCTGACGTCGTATTGAAGAAAATTTAGACTCCCGGACTCCAGCTCCTAACTACGagaaaactaaaatttgataacaaaaactcTGGCATATCCTATACTTCTTTAAATGTCTGTTGAAAATGCTTGAATAATTTAATGCTTTGCGAGTTTCTCCTAGAAATTTGGACTTGAATTATCACTATTAAAATTCTAAAATTCAGACGCATAAGTTCCTAAAAAACTGGATAATTTATCATCATCGCTATGTTATGTACACATAGTAATGACATAAATCAGGAGTTTCAAGAgataaaattacataaatagaaATCATATTAAGTACCTGTAAATATTTGCCATAACTCTTACTCCATTTAATGACCTTGCACTTCTTAAATCACGTAATGGTAGCTTAGCATCATCATTGAATGTAGCAGGACATATTTCACCAGTAATTACATCGACTGATATTCCAAATATAACTGGAGAATTAACTTTATGAGTCTCGCTAGGTTCATGATGCCCAACAGTATGGGGAAGGAAAGGTTTATCAACGACCATGTTATTCAAACTTGATGCACAGAAGGTTTTGAGGTGTATTTTTGCTTTCGGTAAatctgaaaaaatttaaaaaaattactaaaGAGATGAAAGATATTTCAgtgaatttatataaaatataaaaacatagaAGTTTATTCAGGTGTAATCAAAGTGTATAGTGCAGTGTCCACTGAAAGCATCCTTTTTTGTGTTAACTACAGGCACTTCCTGCCTCACAGAGAGCAAAATcaccttttttgttttcaacgaaatatttataatttgagAAATAATTTGCGTATGAGTACTTGCGTAACCCAATTTTGTATTACTAAAtgatatttacaataaataatatgctATGTGGTGCAGAAAGGGAGAAGAATCTATCTGAGATATCGCAATAACGGGAAAATTCTTGTAAATATTAATACCAGGTTTTATTAATGTAAAAACGCTCTGACTCCTTTTTCCTGCAAAAATGCTCCGCTGCGACCAGATATGGGAGAGCATTTAATAAAAGATCtagctcagtggttcccaaagtgggGTCAGCGGACCTTTTGGGGTCTGTGAAGCACTTTCGGAAGGGCCCCGAAAGAAATACGTTACATGGCTCATAGCttgataatataaaaattagtGCTTATTTGTGAAAATACACATTTGTCGCCTTCTGCTGCATCAGAATCACTGCTGGAGACACTGGTTCTTCACTTTCTGTTTCGATCATGCTGacccattgtgatgtcacatagCTGTGGGTCAATGATATCACAGAGAGAGTTCAATTGCTGCCATTACAAGTCAACTAACTGCAGAGGTGTAGGTTGTTTATGAAGTTATGCCAGTTCGCTTCTAAATGCTGTTGTATAACGAAACAAGTGCACCCATCTCATTAATAAAACTTCATCATACAATTTTGTACGTTTTAATGTTTCTCACTATTATGGtgtattgattttttgttgtgatcttttaatAATGTCTTGTTTTGATGAACAAGGCCGGGAatcatgaaaaaaattgtaaggGGTCCgtcaagaatttttttaaaaaaagtttgggaaccactgatctagctattattaatttaattgcttCAACGTGACTCACGATTGCCTCAATATATACCAAAAACGTCTGGATCCCTGcccttttttgacatttttggatgACTGAAAAAGTCGGTAATAACAAGTGCCATTGCATTTTCTTTAAATCACCGATTATTTTTGTCAGTGCGGTGTGCTATTTAAGCCGTAAACACCACTTGACATGGGCATTTatctctctaaatcacaaatttccatCAACATGTTCCAATTTCCATGTCTTGTTCCGCGAGGACGACAATAATTACTTTTCGGTTCTCGCAAGGAATTGAGAGATAGATAAGAAAAACCAAtcattatattataatcatcgacGGCGAGATgctaaacaatttttttgattgaaaagcggcattgtGAAATAATAAATGACTTTTTTCCAACAGTAATCTAACCTCTCTTGTTTTCATAGGAATGAAATTCTTCTATAAGATCCAGGGACAGTCGATCTGATATTTTTCTGCTGTCATTGAAACCACCAATAATATGAAGATTAAGGCCTGataataaaattgcaaaataaaaccaaaaaaacaataataaacagCTTTATCAATATAAATGAACAACTACAACAACAAACTTTCAAGGTAAACAAATAATCTGAATGTAAATTgtttactatattttagactAGAATATTATGTAAGTTAGTAGGTAGATACCATAATAATGGTTTATCACATCATTGTAAATGAACAGTGCAAACATTATTTctctaaaataagaaaaatatgataatatagTTGCCCAgcaataaatgaaaaaacaagATAAAAAGTATTTCATAGATTCTTAGTCTCTTAGGATGCAAAGCTTGAAAACATTCCTGAGCACCGAAAAGAAAACCAATTCTTGACAGAATGTGGAAACGTAGAATTGTCAATGTTAATCAGATAAAGTATGATTTTACTCAAAATGAGAATaatcacaataaaaataataacccTAGAAAGTAAATTCCGTTGCTAACAATAGAAATGCGAAATAAATTTAGCTTACGGTACATCATCATATCAATATATTATCACTGCAGTCTGCAGAATCATGATCAaaaccagtgattctcaaactagggtttgagagccgcatgcggctctcaacaacctttcctgcggctcttgttaatgctttaaaaatgaattactttcaaagaaaattttccgttgaaaactaatcattgacttgaaactaaaatgcggaagtctattagttcgtcgaatggattcccccgtgttcatttgcgtagcgttgactaatctacaagatgcaatagtgacgcaacaggaAGCGTTTTCGCGTCCACTCtgacacttttcacttggaaagattttagacatggctgtaatcattggcttgctttcgtggatttttagtttttgtcgcatttccgaatattatgtataaatcaaataactcaatgaatattttgttccCGTAATCGAAAATATTCCCGAAATATCTTGCGTTCATCtcaatcaaagccaaattaaatggctgtttGTCTAGGGTGGGCGAAatcggattttttttttcgaatcgaataatttgaatatttttaacgaataccgaatagtcgaataatgaatatttttttatacataactggaatccagaacgtcggaggtcgatactccatttggaaattaatagaaacattgaataGTCAGCAATACAGcgttttttttactggttaatagTTAATTTCATCATATTCACTGATTGcctttgtcaccgcgatcgtttcggcggcgatatcctaaagttggtgTTCTATATTCCCACCCTTTCTGgtttttttgcaagaataaggggtcgccggatatcgaagttacatatttctagtatacctttgcgttcacatcagcaacaactgttgaatacattaagggctgatttcaaaaccaaattaattttattctgagtcTTATCCTCcgccttggatttgatcttccttatcaccgcttgtaatTTTCAtgcctgtttaaagtgaacggtaaccgagatgcagatatctattaatagtccggcagaatcgggccttaacattgttttgagacataaagttttttttattgtttagatataatgtatatgacatatataatgatacccaggtgggtgtggagtatataatgttgagcaattttttttaagtggatttaaagtatttggtccaagatgacgcacatcctgaaccctaacctggtaaacatacaatgttcaggttgtgcacaatcttggtacgaatatttCAGGAGCACctatttgttaaaaacaattatttcataccTACAttgtttagttttgcatacatagtaacattgaatctccttacaatgtcagaaattcaattgtagtagaataaatggtagtttatttgactaatacaagccaagatccatcgacagcatctagccactttctattgcgctcttcaaactacatttgcgttgccgcgcgcatttcgttttcctagtttaagcttagggacttgggaaatattttagtagttgaattggattggaatattcgaactcgtctttcactccgaacaaggccatgtaaagcCATCTACTgttatctaaagatgtgtaacatgttttcttttggaagaaccgcaacctttcagttctgcattgactttggcaaaattaatatatccttgtggagaaagaaggtatgcgtatgcgaaaccgagatgtgcacctgttatgccaacatagttgagtcaaacgttttgaatactagtacatcacacacattttcctgcttgcttcggttgtacgtagtaatgCGCACATTTTTGGCCCACATGCATCAAATtgcacttgattattgagctataggttttgcacgagcttttgtgtatgatttcattccataaaatttgtatgctgttctaaagaatactagtttcagcttttttattcattcaaaccgcgtgttgaaagtaagttttgtaatattgcgtgttggtttccaacatccttaaatcggtgatgccagtaaatctttaatacaaaaagatcagtacccactcaaatggcAGCTGgtgatggatactcttagtatatgctccatcgcgtgccttttacagtcttaccagttacatgagtgccaattagtatctaagctcagccagagacaaaaagtttcggactgcagttggcgtgacgaaatgtttttaaatatatattctacaataagattatttgattgcatactactgaaagttccgccttatatgtcttttcccattgcactattcctttactgatattcgataatatgacgctcatctgacatagttcttaaagtgtgtagatgggtataatcttttccacgctgttcagatgggaatgcgcgaatatatataggaattgctaatattggtttgcaatgcgatgaaatcccatcttggcatttctgcctctcgcaattgctgtgtatacttatcggggaagttctgtggcgtggttatcaaatgaaaaaaaacatgggattattttttctacttctctactactatcaaaccttgacattttgggaaaacttttttccatgcaacctttttttaaaacatccccaacaaccacaattaattctgttttaaacttccgaaacaaacacataaaatcatcaacagatgcatatccccaagtagatattgctgaattgatctttattttaccatttttcgtgtaattctttttggtaaacctgttatctatcataaatacagcacatttgacaatgttgtagtgtgacttttttggcctcacattttcgatatttgtagttagggctctgtcaaacaaagttacatacaaaatattggttgtaaattgcaaaacatgatcatgttgttggaataacttggcattttaccacccgtatatcattaattgttgagaatattaatgaaatcattaaatttaaaaatatgttttcgtgaaattgttgttgtagctgaattccaggggcagcatgacaacaggcaaaagaagcacggtcgcctcttttagtttatgacagggtttcttaaaaggggatcccgtcctccttggaggccgctgattGGTTATcagggagcacgaacaaacagatggaaaggcgaatatataataacaatgtatttttatagaagagaagaagcaaaagtgttgagagtctttggtagtttgaaaagcattggcatggaacataagaatgaactacattctttcccagggatatactataaaatgtagcaattttctcattcttgttctcgtgatatcattatctttcactacgtcgtcgtgatcatcgcgctgcataacaattctcgctaacaaataattgactgttccccaccgggtgtatatccacttgaaccactggcgactgcattagcaggcttgtattgttaattgcaacaaaaacgggtattttgttATAGCACTCTTTATTTCACGCGAATgattcgacagtatttccatatactgtatatgggttgCGACcaaaagctgggctcaacaaatacctaaaagttattgattttatttcctaataatttggtgcttgcgtagtttgtgcaccaagattgcgcacaacctgaacatagtattgtaacaggttatggttcaggttgtgggTCATTATGATGCAAAtttttgacgaaaaacactaatacaaatatctcaataaacacctaaaagttattgattttatttcctagtaaatttggtgcttgcgtagtttgtgcaccaagattgcacacaacctgaacatagtattgtaacaggttatgattcaggttgtgcgtcattatgatgcacaggtttgacgaaaaacactaatacaaatatcgagccgtaaaaaaaattgctcaaggctgcaaactccacacccatgtagaaatgatgggcaatgaccccaagatgaataatcacaattGTCTGAAATCCAACTTGGGTCAAAAAgttccccttatctgccggactataaaatgataattgagtttctcatgctttttctatggtgttcgtgttattttagtattagatagataaatctcgcacaattcacgatttaGTTGGAGATgcgcgagttcggtgtccaagcagagcgacgcaggtcacgtggtaccggataatcgaatagtaaattgccattcgaatattttattattcgaatattttgcccagcgcTAGTTGTTACGATGATTTGGTATTTTACATACGCACTGAAGgattgttgctattttaccttgctttgtttgtgtgcggctcttcataactttgacagttgaaatgcggctctgggattGAAGAAGTGAAACAATATAAAGATATTTACCTACACCTCCTAAATGTGGAGCAGACTGCTGAATTACTTCCTCCAAAACTGCATCGACCATTTCATTCACACCCTGACTTGTTCCAACACCATCAAAATGACCAAGAGCAGTAACTTTAGTAGCTGGACACCGTAATACAACTATATGGCAGGTTGTTGCCATGTCTGTACCAAGTTTTGAAAGCTGAAAATGAACAGAATATATCATAAACATAGGTATATCGATGGGAGCttctttacaaaatatttctgtaataCTGTAATGCACTAAACCAAATAAAAAACTCTCCTGGGTCGAGAGTTGGGAAGTTAAATCTCAAATCCTTGCTTGGGGTGAGATAACAGTGAGAATTCAAGAGATAGAATTTCCAACAGAAACATGAACATTTTTGCAAATGTCAAGGAATTTTGATGTCAAACTGGTTAGGCCTACTCATTTTTTTATAGAAGTTGGCTCAAAGCAATGGATGTTTCCCATTgattccttgtttatttccctAACAATGATCATTCAGCAAaagttaacaatgacgtaacaattgtaCAACCAATCATATACCTCttagacagatattcaagcatggttgcaatTTGCAAACTACGGTATGTTTTGTTTTCATGGTTTTGCGtcttatttgtcagttttccactatgttttaaaaattagttgtaaatcaaatagtGCAGTTGCAATGATCAAAACTgatcaaaaatcaaaaacactACAATAGACAAGCCTAAAATTGGCTATCAGTACATGTAGCCTACATGGCAAATGGTTTaatgtttttcataaaaatgatagtttCCAACACATAAACAATTCTTAAGCAGCAACTCTCCAAAACATTCCTCcgaattttgcaatgataaagtatggGGAGATTTGTTTCAGTAGTCAAAGGTTGGAGAAACGTTCATAGGCCCAgacaaaatgtgaaaattacACAAAGTATGCTACCATGAGGAGAATCGTGACCACACTGAAAACTAGATGTAGATTTGTTCGTGAAACAAAGACACTATGAGAGCTAGATATAGATTTGTCCTTGAAACAATGACACACTAAGAGATATACACTAGATATAGGTTTGTCAAACAACAAAATGTCATTATATCAGTAGTAATGACGCTTGTCCAAAAgcttaaaaaaaaacagtcaacGCTGCCAAAAATACAGCAAGGTGAAAGGGAATTTCGGAATAACACTCCCAGCATAGAGAGATCAAATTTGTTCggttttgaatataaaaaagcaaTTTAGGGCAGGAATGTCATACAGACAATTGGTGGAAACAGAAATCCTAGTCTTACAGTTCAGCCAAGCTAGTAGGACACGGGTGCCAACCCGCGGCCCGCCGGAatgttttttgcggcccgctcaataaattttgtaagcaaactttttatatttttactatgTTATATAGGCTTAAGTATTtttcgtgattttggtgtgATTATTCCTACTATCTATCTACATCCAAATGCCGGTACTATGCGTTCTGGTCGACAAACtcgaaagatattgtgcgatcaGTGGCGACGAATGCTGAGCGCAAATATAGGAATGAATTTGAAACCTAACTTTCCAAATTAgtttcattctgattgctttctTTTGTGTAggctttgatcgtctttatcgccaacgtaacataaaaagtcaacaataccTTAGCTGCTGGATCCTGGACTCGTTGTtcttttatgtttgtatttttgtttatgttatgtTTGTGTTAAATAAAATTTCGGAAATATCGTCACtgcgtcaataattctgataaaattgaccTAATGACAATTCTACATATTCAAATTGGTATATATATTCGCCTAGAAGTCTTTGTAATGTTTcttcattaaatacttgtattgatgtttcaaattttacgaaacggtcCACTAAAACTTGATGTTCCCGCGACATTGGCGAACATTAAgctcatttaaacattgagACAATATCATAGCcattggaaataaataaataaataaataaagccaTGACTCAAATATGAGACTCAATTTTGAGGTCCTTGTTTGTTAGTGAAAACTGTGGGCCGATTCATGTGTGGTTGTCACAATTCCACAAGTGCGTTTTGTAATGATTGATTTTTTGATTCAGCGGCCTGTGAGAGTCATGTCCACGCCcagtgttaccagatattcgaatactgtAGTACCTAAACTGATATTCTATTATTCGACTCAATATTCCAATATTTTGCCAGCACTAATCAGTAACCAGTTCATAATTATTaacttgatttattttatgttaataattttgctatttatgtattatgtaaattctaacgaaaTCAGGACTTGGCTGATATTAaagtttggtacaaacgtttgcgaCCCGCATCGAATTTCGtcatgtgaaagtggcccgcgagacgaaaaaggttgggcaggcctgtaGTAGGATATAGAATTTTCAGATTTCAGGTATAAAGTAAAGTAATAATCATGCAATTTGTGAATTTAAAGAAACAAATTGGATACACAAAAGTATAATTTTATAACTATCGAATAGACTCTACGATGTAGCACTTACACTCTCTGAATTACAATTGAAAACTGCAAATTCTCTTTGATGAACATATAAAACGTTGTCAGCAGATGTGACTTGCTTGAGATCAACATTTTTCAAGTCTTCTGCACATTTGTCAAATGAATCCTTGTAAATCTGGATTAgtttttgataatatatattatgatagtTTAATTAGAAGGCTAACTTAAAGTT
Encoded here:
- the LOC120342306 gene encoding protein N-terminal asparagine amidohydrolase-like isoform X1 encodes the protein MALFIDGSCLRNPTKVLESMETFLEIYKDSFDKCAEDLKNVDLKQVTSADNVLYVHQREFAVFNCNSESLSKLGTDMATTCHIVVLRCPATKVTALGHFDGVGTSQGVNEMVDAVLEEVIQQSAPHLGGVGLNLHIIGGFNDSRKISDRLSLDLIEEFHSYENKRDLPKAKIHLKTFCASSLNNMVVDKPFLPHTVGHHEPSETHKVNSPVIFGISVDVITGEICPATFNDDAKLPLRDLRSARSLNGVRVMANIYRSRENCFVMEPFTYDKMPHIDDWLVQPDHIIRRYMSTSPEVEPRNFEAHIRQTLQFIYDNPDPTVTVFQQNRALMYDPVFTEQGIVWKERA
- the LOC120342306 gene encoding protein N-terminal asparagine amidohydrolase-like isoform X2, yielding MALFIDGSCLRNPTKVLESMETFLELSKLGTDMATTCHIVVLRCPATKVTALGHFDGVGTSQGVNEMVDAVLEEVIQQSAPHLGGVGLNLHIIGGFNDSRKISDRLSLDLIEEFHSYENKRDLPKAKIHLKTFCASSLNNMVVDKPFLPHTVGHHEPSETHKVNSPVIFGISVDVITGEICPATFNDDAKLPLRDLRSARSLNGVRVMANIYRSRENCFVMEPFTYDKMPHIDDWLVQPDHIIRRYMSTSPEVEPRNFEAHIRQTLQFIYDNPDPTVTVFQQNRALMYDPVFTEQGIVWKERA